Genomic segment of Benincasa hispida cultivar B227 chromosome 1, ASM972705v1, whole genome shotgun sequence:
GTTGGAGTTGTGCACACCATGGTGTCGAGATGGACGCATGTGAACATATGTGTTGACAAAGGTGAGCAACAACCAGGGGATTGTTGAGGTTAGTAAGTTTACAGCCAAAGGTGTGTTATGCGTTAGCAAGATAGGCAATGCTAAACAAGGCATGCTTGAGGCGATGGCGTAGCTGATCAAAGGCTGAGCAAGGGTGTGGGTGTGCTGCCAACGTGATGATGCTGTAAGCGCCAAGTCAAGGACTTGCAATAATGAAGTGATGTTTTAATCAAGCTTGTGAGGTTAGGAGCTAGAAGATGAGACGACAAGACAAGTCATGGGCGTTGGTGTTGCGCGCTAAGGGGCTAATGCGACAACCTTAAGCAAGTTGTGGGACAAGGCATGCGATGTTGCATGCGATGATCATGTGTAACCTTGAGTATGAGCGATGGCCAAGAGGTTGCTTGCTTTAGTATTAACTATGCGATAACACAACCTTGAAAGGTTAGGTTGAGGCATGTGACAAACTAGCAGCTGGTGGGCCATGAGGTATACGATAATACAATACCTTGTAGCTAAGGGAAGGTCAAGGGAAATAACAAGCAAGCCAAGTCATGGTGGACGGCAAGATGCATCAATTAGATGCGCCAATGGTTGTTAGTGTGCAATGTTGGGGCTGTCTTGCGTGGATGATTGACCAAGAGAGAGAGCTTGCATTAATTTTAAAGGATTTCTCAGTATGATTAGGCTTTTAAATGGGTCAGCTATCATAATTAGGTTGGATAATCTCAATTAGTAGATAAGGTAGCAGCCTAGGAATTAAAGGTCAGCATGTAGATTGTTGTATTAAAGAAGAGCTAAATTCAGAAGGCGGGGTTGGGAAATCTACTCGTGCAAAtgaagtgatttcaaagccatctgaaagctaagACAGTCTAGTTGTTGAAATAGGATTGCTGGAAGAGAACCCCAAAAGGAACAAGTTAGAAATTGAAGAAATAGCAAGAAGGTCGAGCTCTCAAGTGACTCTGAGCCAATGTTGAAGATTTGAAGTTTCGGGCCAAAGCATGAGGAATTATGAGcttaaattttaaggtaagcatgagacaattttaaacaagtttatagaaggaaattttttgAGAAAAGCCTTGAAAACTGAgttatttgaattataatttGAAACTGAAATTTTTGAACAAGCAGGTAACTGCTTGGGTTGATCAAGCAGGCAACTTGAAGACTGGGCACGCGTGCACGGGCAGTTGCATGCATCAGTGCGCCTTGGGTTGAGCGAGAGGTTgtgtttgtgatcacagatgaccTAAACGCCCAAGGGAAAGTGTATGCGGTGTTGTGCGGATTTAAGGGCGTCTAGGTGGTGCGATTGGCACAAGATGAATGTGCTTGAAGGAGTGATTACCGCATAGCCAAGTTAAAAGCTAGAGAAAACTCTAAGTACTCAACGCATAGGGAGGTTGGCGTTGGGAGGTAAAACTTAAATGTCAAGGAGCAAACGAGTTTAATTATGaaagttagtctcaaaagggagaccattTCTAGTAGCTAAAGTACATTGTTGTGTCCACAGGTTTGACACCAATGGGAAAAGCTCATCAACCTTAAAAGAATTACCCAAAAGTCGTGAGTCACTAAgagttttataatatttttttagaaatccatgtttcaaatgaaagattaatCTGATGCTAattattttacaagaagtttCCAAGCAAACTCATGTGCCTATGTTTCTAACACATGCTAGTTAATGAAGTTTATGAagcatgttttatttaatgcattctAGTTCTTTAAAAAGGAAGCTTTATAACATGATTTAGTTAGAAACTATTTCCATTACTTGGAAGCATGCGTTAATAGTTATGTCTAAGACTTAAATGTTAAGACTTAGTTATGTCTTCATGATTTAAGCATACATGAtttagtaaatgtgatttatgaTTATAACACAATAAGCTTAATACTGAAGAacttagagaaggtatctgagcagtagtacctaaggtatgacggtacttagtttaaccacgtgcacgtaagtAGTTGACGtcgagagattgagcaaaagcgTTCTTTCTCGACTAATGCTTGATGTTGAGGatttgaacaaaagggttctctctcaactaaagaTTAGTTTAGCAAAGTTTCCAGACATGTTATGTTTAAGGGTTTTATATGTACAATTGCTTGACAAGTTTCAGTTTCAGTTTTAAGCAAAAGAActatgttttattaagtcattcactgggctagtagctcaccccGTTTTAAATGTTTCCTTTACCAAGTAGCGGTCAACTCTTCAGAAGATAACGGATTGAACAGGACAGGACAACCGGCTGAAATTAATGAATTTCCACGGTTCCGAATCTGTCGTATTCAGGAGAGCTTGCTTCGTGGCGGagcattttttcaaatgaacgATTTGAAGACCTATTGATTCTAGCAACTGAGTGCTATTGCTCTATCACTCAAGGACTCTAGTTACAAAGAAGTTTAGGTGGTTGTTTGTAAATATCTGTACACATGTATTGAGCATATAGGGATTAGGTTAGCAAGCTGGGACCCATAGAATTTTGTGTTGTGTGCATTTTGTTTATGTGGTGGCTATGTGAGAAACCCTAATAGTTTGTGACTGTTGGTAGTTGAATGTTATATAATCATGTTTGTTATTATCAAGGTTTCTATGTAGGTTAAGTAGGTTAGTAGGCACTAAGTGCCAGCCAAAGAGTAGGTAACTGCTGCAGACATATCTCCTTCCAGATTAAGAAGGTAATCTGAGAAAGGGTGTGACACCTACAATAAAagataatatatgaatatactTCTAGaacttttagagaaaaaaaaacaataaattaaaatattttgtaaaaatcaacaataaactaggactgaaattaaaaaatttgaaatgactaaaattaatcaactcaccaaaatataaagatcaaaatggcattttaattttaaaatttttaaaaatacatttttgatcTTTAGATTTTGGGTCTAATTTTCATATTGTCTACacgtttcaaaatgttatatttttagtcactaagttttgaatttggtttcaatttagtacATAACTTTCAAACTGTTATACTTTTATCCTTAAAATTTGAATCTCGTTTCAATTTAGTCATTACATTTCAGgatattacatttttaatttcaaattttcactagaTACTCACTTTCCATATTTagtaataatatttattaattaatctaaaagcattaaaacaattataattaattatttttaatatttttcatcatcattaaaattaattttaaaatttaattgaatagctatttttaattaattaataagtaTTGACAACAAAGATTAAAAGGGATTATTTagttatttcttaaaaaaaagttaatatttaatgaaaatggagattaaatacgtaaattttgaaaattaaagattaaatttaaccaaactcaaaatttaaagatcaaCAAGAAGTAGAAAGAAAACTAATTCCTGAGTACCAAAAAACAAGTATTTTTCTCCAAAAAGTTTACTTCTAcactagggttggcaaaaatctTTACAGTGAACCTACCTCGTTCCTGTCCccgattaatttttttaatatatatatataaacggGAATGCGAGACCCGTCCGCGGGGTCCCCGTCCCACCCCAGGCCCTTTGCAAATCCTATTCTACACGGCGAATTTGGATTTGAAACTCGCACGGAATTTCCCTTTcttactttttgaaaatttctccCGCCCACTATCACCGAACAACAAACAAAACAGTCCTGTAAAATTTCGACTCAGTGCCACGTCATTCGTCTGTCATCCGTATAAATCCAAAGCCCGGTTTGTTTAGTCTTCGTCGAACCAAACACGTTTTTTGCAGAAACaccctctcttcttctttccccTTTCTCTCAACCTtccatcttcttcattcaaTTAAAACTCTTCAAAACCATAACTCTCCATCTCCAATTCTCTTCAAATTCTTCCATCTCCATTCTTCAATTTCACAATCCTTGTTATGGCTTCGCCTAATTTTGCTTCACGAACCATCGAAATCACCGTCATTTCGGGAGAGAATCTCCAAATCCGTGGAAAGCCGATCAACAGCGATCTGTTCGTCTCTGTTCGATCCGATCTTCAAACCGAAAACGGCTCTGTCAGCACGAAAGTCGATCGCGACAGTGCTGGATTCCCGCGGTGGAATGAGAACCTCGTCGTCGATCTCCCAATGCACGCCGCGTTCTTGGTTGTGGAGGTTTGTCGCAGAGCTTCTTCGGGGCGGAAGGTCAAGATCGTCGGGACGGCTAGGGTTCCGGTGGCGGATTTTATTGCCGGATACTTGCCGGAAAGTCATCTGCAGTTTTTGAGTTACAGGTTGAGAGATGAGAGAGGCGAGAAGAATGGAATTGTTAACTTGTCGGTGAGAGTGAAAGTGGCGGCAGGAATTGAGGTTTCTTTGTCGCAGAAGCAGGGGATTGGAGTTCCGGTTCCGGTGCCGATGCCGGAAAGAAAATTCCACGGCGGCGGTGGATTTGTGACTGGTATTCCGATATGGAATGTTGGTTACAGAGatcgattttaattttcttattcaaaatcaattcatTTCATATATGATTCTTTGTGATGtatataaatcataaatgtATTTAACacatcattctttttcttttttgtgttctctttttcttttgtcaaAATTCCAAAAGGAATGTTCAACGTGGGCTTGTGGTGCatggaaatttaaaaaataaggataaaataattgaatttttacatGTAATGtaataaattttcatcaaaacATCCATATTTCTACGTTTctatgcatttgatatatagCATGAGGGATAATTCTATAATTTCATTAATCCACGaaacataataattaaacaataaaatatcattaatataaataatagatatattaacttatttaaaaatcataaaaattttatatactaattaattttttttttatgatattttatttttataatattccttttgaaatattcaatgaaatcaaaatttatcgATATTTCCATCGAAATTTCTATAAAAGTAAGAACTCGATATTTTTGTCGACATCCATATTTTAAACATGGAGTAACAATGAGCTATGTATATTCAATTCCACCTAAATTTAGTTACTATCCTATTgaattgaaatttataatttacaTACACATATACACTATAAATCTCAGTCGTTTGAAGCATTaagttgattattattttatagtaaatgggttataatagttagtGTTTGGGATTCAGATCATTTCAGAGTTATAATAGTTTTAGTTTAGGTAAATGCTgtagtaaaaaataaaagaatgaattgTAAGATTTTGAATAGTATTTATCATACTTAATTGTAAGTTATAAATAGTTGTACACATCACTATTATATTTGATTTCCCAAACATTGAGCCAACTATAATAATTCACTTCAACAAATTCTAGTTGGTATTTCAAAAGGCCTATAAGTTGCTAAAACATAACGTAACATGACATATATTATTGTGCTACCAtattaaaaatggattaattGTGCTAGAAAGAAATACGTAGATGtttgacaaaatttcaaaatagcaCAAAGTCATtctttattctatttttcttgtatatactttcatatttatttttttaaaaaagattattttAATTGTAACAATGCATATATTCATGCGCGATAAGAATGGATAGTAATATGgaataaattttgagtttatgagtttagtctgaaaaaaaaattaagagataTGTAGACACATCTTAGCATATGGTATGGAAAAAACAATCAAGTTCATAGTTTTTTGAaagtaataacaaaaaaatatataaaattacaaaagtaaGATAGAGTAAAAAAGtattaacaaaaataaggtATACGAGTATTGGGTGACTTCCATATCAGCGTATGACTTGGTCAATGAAGACCAAATTTCGTGGAcccatatttttattttttaattttattcaccATGATCCCctgttcatcttcttcccttttatTTACATGGAAACATCCGCTTTGCCTTTCCCCTTCTTTCATCCTCAAAGCTTCTTGGAAATCGTGGACCCCATATCCTAATCCAATATAGCATGCTATGAAATCATAGACCCCTTCTATGATTTAGTCTTAAATCGTAGATGGGGATTTAATTGCTGGCTTGATACTCGTGGACTCGATACACGATTTCACAAACCTATTTTTGGTAATACTTTcaaataaatcttatttttattgataaatattaaaataacattatttaaaaaaaaattctggaAAAATGAGCAAAATCTTAATTGATTCGTCCCAAGGCCAATAATAAAAcctattaaaatataaatttattattgtttgaaaaataacatttttaaaacttataaacCAAGGAGCACCAGTGGTGGTCTAGTGGTAGAATAGTACCCTGCCACGGTACAGACCCGGGTTCGATTCCCGGCTGGTGCAAAATTGCGCTGCTGAgctcttcttttcttcattttcttctttctcttttcttttgtctgttttttccttttcaattttattcaattgaatcctaaatttaatttttattctctATTCAATTTCCGAAGATTCAGCACTAATttgaatagaagaaaaaaaatgttcgtAAACTCATTAATTCTAATATAATACACAAATAAATTTGACCAAAACACATATTAATCATTGAATAATCTTACCAATGTTCTTAAAATTTATCTTAATTGTCCATTTTCACATTATACATATTAGGGATGTTCAAAAAACTAGATAAAAAAAAGCTTCATAAActcattaatttcaataaaatacaaaaataaatttgatcaATACACATATTAATCATTAAATAATCTTGCCAATGTTCTTAAAATTTATCTCCATTATCAATTTGTGTTCAAAATATTAGATGATCCAAAAACTcaatcaactcaactcaaccagTATAATTTAGGTTGTGATTGGTTTAACCTTttaaatgtttagttttgaCAATAAgtcattagaaaaaaaaacaaagaaaattgaagtgtataacaaccactcaaaatagttttcggaatacttttgaatttttcatgtatttaattttgaaaataagtcttCTTGAAGAAACTCGAAGTACAAATACTTTCAAAGCgtattttaaactcttttgttttcaaaagaaattaaataaaaatgaatttcttaaaaaaaaccattttctttagTCCCTAAATCAAAATGACACGattgaaaaacactttttttccAATGAATTATTAATTGTATGAATTGAGTTAGATCATGAGATTCACCCGACTGCAATACTATAAATACGATAACCAAACTGGCTCTTCCAACATTAATATATTATTCTCATTACAACAGACTCCAAAACACAGCTCTCTCGAACCAATTTACATGACTAAGAACAGAAACTCAATACTTGTTTTCAACCTAATTAAGTAATAACACATATGATAGATACGTACGGTCATCAACCATACAAAAGCAGCAGCTTCCAAACAAACTCTGGCACCTCCAGGAGACTTACAAACATGGTCTATGGTCCCTTCTCTCAATGGCCATCGAAGCCAATAATACATTatgtttttttccctctttctttTTCGGGTTGTGTTGTGTTCTGTTTTCTGTCTGTGTTTCGTCGCTCATACACTTCATTCACACTTCTTCGCTACTGGAACTGTTCGGCTTCAAGATGTTGAACTTGCAGAGTGGGCAGGTGGCATTCATGTGCAGCCATTTGTCAATGCAGTTGCAGTGAAAATGGTGGTTACAGGGAAGTTCTCGTAGCTCCGCTCCATTCTCGTAAGCAGAGAGGCAGATGCAACACTCCTGATGATAAGATTTCGTGTTAGAAAAAAAGGAGGAAGTTTGTTTGATTTTGTGTATTGTTAACTCCGATGGTGCTTTTGGAGCTTTTGAATGGCTTCTACAACATTGATTACCATAATGGAGTAAAGAAAAGTTTGGAGACTTCAAATTCTTTAAGTTCTTTAACATATAGAAAGAAATCTGAAACCAAGCACTTACAGAATCTTCGGGGCGAAGAAAACGCTCCAATGGTGCACCGGTGTCACATGCAGTCATTATTCCTCCAGTAGATTCTTGAATATCACCATTCACTTTCTCAACATCACCTGTTTTGTTAAATTTGTACTTCGGTAAGCGTTCGATCTCTTCCTTTGTAGCTCCTTCCTGATATTTGTGGACAAGGG
This window contains:
- the LOC120075733 gene encoding BON1-associated protein 2-like → MASPNFASRTIEITVISGENLQIRGKPINSDLFVSVRSDLQTENGSVSTKVDRDSAGFPRWNENLVVDLPMHAAFLVVEVCRRASSGRKVKIVGTARVPVADFIAGYLPESHLQFLSYRLRDERGEKNGIVNLSVRVKVAAGIEVSLSQKQGIGVPVPVPMPERKFHGGGGFVTGIPIWNVGYRDRF